Part of the Octopus bimaculoides isolate UCB-OBI-ISO-001 chromosome 21, ASM119413v2, whole genome shotgun sequence genome, TATGGTTAACAGTTGTATTCTTCGGGGCCAGAATAGCCCTTTGGTCAATCCAATCCATATTATGATAATTTGCTTGGAGATCTGGGAAAACTGCATCATGCATCAGTGAGATCAGAAGGCGTATTAACAATGGTATAAAGTGAATCAATGGCAATATTACCTTTTCATCGCAGGGAGTGAGAAATTTCTGCTGATGCTACATCATCTCGCATATGAGCCCGCATGTTAGTGTGAAGTTTGAGAGTCTTCACCAGGGGCCACAATGCAGATGACTTACGACGCGCATGTACTGTATCAGCTCTATTCCTCTTGGGAATAACTGGCAGTGTTTGCCTGAAGTCCCctgaaagaaaaaatgttatgcCTCCCATGGGAACTGTAGAGTCTTTGATGTCTCTCAGAGATCTATCTAGCGCCTCAAGAGCACCTCTGTGGGCCATTGTATATTCATCCCAAACGATAAGCTTGCATCGTCTGAACACTTCTGCCTGATCTGAGCTGTTACTGATGTTGCAAATTGGTGTGTCCGTCTTCGCTAAGTCAAGAGGGAGCTTGAAAGCGGAGTGAGCTATCCTGCCACCTGGCAACAAAGTAGCCGCAATTCCAGATGATGCCACAGCTAAGGCAATGCCTTGTGTTCGCCTAATCTCAGTCAATATTAATTTTGTCACAAAAGTTTTGCCAGTTCCCACAGGAGCGTCGAGGAAGAAAATCCCCCCAGCTTTGTCCCGGACAGAATTAATAACGGAGTTGTAAGTGAACTTCTGTTCTGGAAGGAGCTTTGGCTCATTGTTTGCTATGTACTGGGCAAGTTCGTCAACATTATAACATGTCTCACGCAGCAAATCAGAAGACAGTGTGTTTGGGCGTTCCCGGTTTGTTGAAGGTAGGCCATACACTACCAACGCACTCCCGCCCATATTGAAAACAGTATCTCCGATTTCAAGCAGCGCTCTGTTGTAAATGAGGTCACTGTACTCGACGTCGATTGATGGATTTAGCAAGTGAACCTGATACAGGAAATCTTCAGACATGTAATTTTTGTAGGTCAGCCATAAAGAGACGGGATCACCCAAGTCGCACCATAGGAGTAGAATAGAGAAAAGCGATCTTAGTCTTTTAGGGGATTTTAACAAAACGCCCTCCACCATAGTGGCGACCCATTGTGAATCGTCCTCCAAAAGTCCACGCCTGAAGCAGGCTTCGCGGAAAGTGTCACATAATTCACCGTCAACAGTTCTTATGTCTTGAAAGCTTTGTGGGCCGACAACGTCATGAAGGAGAAGGTGAAGGTGAAAACACTCTCCTTAGACAACTGTTAAACTTGAAACAGAGATGTCCTTGAACATCCTGACCTGACTTCCTACGCACCCAAGTGTTCTTTGACCACACATAGTAGGACGGAACCTGAGAGTATAAAAGTGTTTTGGCAAATGTGTCAATTTGGGAAAGCCTAAAAAAACCAGTCAAAGTTGTTTCTTTTGGATTGACTGCCAATAGAGCAGCAGTCTGTTCAGTAAAATAAGTCTGCTGGCTGTTTTCCAAATGAACTGCTAGTTGTATGATGGCGGTGTTCCTTTGGTGAAGCAGAAACCCGAATATCCGCCAAAAAGCTTTACCACTGCTGATATATCGACCTGCCAAGTAGTGCAATATTTTGTCCATGCTATTGTCCTTTTGAAGGCCGAACATGGCAGCGTCCGAACCCttgttaacatatttacatatgtacttaATTGATTTTACTGAATGACAGAACTCCACATTTATATGAGCATTGAAAATTTTCATCAGTAATGGACAGTATGGGACCACCCATCTATTATCATCTTGATGACCCTGTAAGGTTATAGTGAATCCCCCATTCTCAGGCCGCCTTCATCTGTACAGTGGATATGCATTGCCAGCAGTCTGGGTCTCATCCACGAAACTCTTTGTGTATCGTTTAGTGCACACATGGTCTTTGTGGCATGAGGAGAATTTTTGAANNNNNNNNNNNNNNNNNNNNNNNNNNNNNNNNNNNNNNNNNNNNNNNNNNNNNNNNNNNNNNNNNNNNNNNNNNNNNNNNNNNNNNNNNNNNNNNNNNNNatatacacacacacacacacacatatatatacatacatacttataacaggcttctttcagtttttgtctaccaaatccactcaaaaggctttggtgagcccaaagctatagtagaagaccatcaccaaaggtgccacacagtgggactgaacctggaaagatgtggttgggaagcaaacttcttaccacacagccacctctgCGCCTACATACTTTACTATTTTCAACTAAATGTATGAGTCATTTTTTTTTGATATCTGGTAGAAAGAGTCAAAGAAAT contains:
- the LOC106874081 gene encoding uncharacterized protein LOC106874081, with the protein product MVEGVLLKSPKRLRSLFSILLLWCDLGDPVSLWLTYKNYMSEDFLYQVHLLNPSIDVEYSDLIYNRALLEIGDTVFNMGGSALVVYGLPSTNRERPNTLSSDLLRETCYNVDELAQYIANNEPKLLPEQKFTYNSVINSVRDKAGGIFFLDAPVGTGKTFVTKLILTEIRRTQGIALAVASSGIAATLLPGGRIAHSAFKLPLDLAKTDTPICNISNSSDQAEVFRRCKLIVWDEYTMAHRGALEALDRSLRDIKDSTVPMGGITFFLSGDFRQTLPVIPKRNRADTVHARRKSSALWPLVKTLKLHTNMRAHMRDDVASAEISHSLR